One Vitis vinifera cultivar Pinot Noir 40024 chromosome 15, ASM3070453v1 genomic window, GATAATAACAGTTTCATTTCCTAGAATATTTGATTACATATTTTAAGGCCCCCACCACCCAGCAAAAAGATAAACcagaatttaaaaaaactagaTAATATATATGGATTACAGCCACAAAGAACCTGATATCAACAAAAATATTTCCTCATATCATGCATGCATAATAAAGCAACGGGCACAGTTCATATCTCAAGatgtgaaaaataaacaaagctAAAATTCTCTTAGATAATCAAAGTTTCACTTCCTAgaatatttgattaaatattttaaggcCCCCACCACCCAACAAAATGATAAaccggaaaaaaaaaagtagataaTATATATGGATTACAACCATGAAGAAGCtgatatcaacaaaaaaatatttcctcatATCCTGTATGCAGCATAAAGCAATGAGCACAGTTCAGATCTCAATATGTgaaaaattaatcaataaagAATTCACCATTCCATTGGCATATGCAAAGCAATGCACAATGTGGGAATACTTTAGAGCTTAATTTATGGGGAAAGATATCATACTGAATTGTACTTCACAGATTCAACCAATTATAACTGTCAACCTAAAGAATACCAGTTGACTGCTAATGCTGCTATAAGGTCAACATATTTGAcaacaactttgtagaaaaCAATGAATGACCTGGTGCAGGAAAACAAGGTTGCTCTTgggtgaaagaaaaaaaaaatctcacattatattagaaacaattttttttctcctgttTGTTTCCCTCCAACTgcaatttaaaatgaattgcCTAAGGAAGAAGCACTAAGGCACACCATAATGAtaagagtttaattttttatctttaaaaccTTGCTTTTGCTGTGGATCAAGAGTCATGAATATGATTATAGGATGAGATGCCAACTTTGGCAGGataaaaacatctaaatcatgGAGCCATTCACCTTTTCCTCAGGTTCCTTTTCTTCAGGTTCATTCACAGGATTCTCCTTGTTGCCATCTGCCACATCTTCTTCCCCTACAGGCTTCTCAGCCCCCAAATTCTTCTCACCTTCATTGACAACTTCCTCAGTGACCCTGAACAATAAACATGATGAACATAAAAATTGACATACATATGCAAAGAGAAGTAGAGCATCTATACATATAAAAGAGAAGCTACAAAAGGAGCTACAACAAGGGCACACCAAAGTATATGAGGGGTATACAAAGGGCACCAAGCAAAAAagaataggaaaaagaaaacgcACAACCTTCAACACCTACTTTGACCTAACCAatcatcaaaatccaaaaaaagtTACAAGGTGCAGCCGACCATGCTTTCTTATGCCTCTTCCCAACAAAGCACCCGTTCCATCTTGACAACACCATCCCATGCAAAAAGGGTTATTAGAAACACTAGTTGCAAGTGTAAGGGAAATACTCACCCAGATAGCTCATCAGTCTCAGTTCCCCAATTCCCACGGCCAGACCCTTCTCGTTTGAGCTCATTTCTGCAAACAGACAGATGGTTGAAAGAATAAACGAAGGAGAACCATACAAAAATCACAAATCACGGGATGCATCAAGATGAAACATTAGAAACTCTATACTGACCCACGACCAGTCCCACTACGACGTTCAAATGCCCTACGGGGGCGGTCCCCATCCCCTGCTTCTCCATTACTGAAGCCACCACGGCGGCCGCGGAAAGGAGGACGAGGCCCCCCATAGTTACGCCTTTCAGAGGGTTTTCCACCTTCTCCATCTTCAGGGGCACCTTGACCACCAGCAACTCCCATGTTGCTGAAGGAGTTCTCATTGTTAGCATAGTCTCGATTAAATCCACCTCCACCACGACCACGCCCATATCCACGTCCACCACGACCACCTCCACGCCCAGATTCGTTCTTTCCCTCCCTCACtgtagaaaaagaaagagacaaTTAGGTATTAGAGTCTgctatgaaaaaggaaaaatatgataATGGAAAATCCAACAATTTATCAAGGTGAATACTAAGGTAAACTCCAAAACAAAGCTAAACTTGTTTATTAATTCCCAATAAATTTGTTAttacaataaaacaaaaaaagtgaAGCATGTAAGCAGCATAAAGTCAAGTACAGCATTGTTAGACTGACGACCAACAGATGACAAATGAGATAGGAAATAGTGTAATCTAAAAACCACCTCAATCAAAGTCTTTCAAAAGCAAAAGAAGGTCTGCAGATAAACATCTCAGCTAATATACCACAAACCCTTTTGGCGAAGCCCTTGCCACAACTAGCATTAACTATAAATAAACAATGTAAAAAAACCCATAAGAAAGCCAAATAATATATTGCTTCCAAAACAGGCCCCATTTGGATCACGAATATCTTAGACAGCTACCGACAACAATTGAACTTTTACATAAGCTATCGTCcaagaaaagaaacaattaaatgGAACCAAAAGTGTCCAGATGACATTGGGAAAGGCCCCAGACATAACATCCACACACAAGTAACAAAAGAATCTAATCTTAGACTATTTTCCCCAACTCACCAATGCTTGGCTTCACACTATTCTGATGCCACCCTTTACATTCAAATAGCCAATAAAAGAACacaagaaaccaagctttgaaGGCATTTCATAAATGCAGGGAATTGCACCCCCACCAATATAAACGCAAACTACATAGAGAGGAACTAACAAACATATTAACAAACTCTCCAAGTCACAgtaaaccaaataaaatttagaagatCCCACAAAATCTGACTACATACTTTCACATACCAACCAAGAAAACTTCAGCCCAATGACAAATGCATATTAAGAAAATGccaaaaccaagaaaaatgaTACATGGAAAagaatacaaaattttaaaactgtGTAAGACGCAAATAAAATGATtacaaaatcatatatatatatataccaaaaaTGCATCTACTTCTCACAAACATCAATACCACAAAGGCCAAACAACATGATAAATCATTAGGATACAAAAACTAAGTGAACAAATGAATCCCActaatttctaattaaaaatacaatacaaCAAACACTTCTAAACTTAGCTTAAACAAAATCTACCGTCTTTCTTTTCATGTACAAGAGCAAAATAATTCCATATCAGAGAAACCACATTAAAGGTTATATacagaaagaaaaacaagtaaTATTCACTTAACGAATCAAATAAAACCTCTCTTCAAATCTCTATAAAtcacccaaaaaagaaaagaatctaAACTTTcccaaaaagtaaaaaataaaacccatgaAACCAAATCCAAATCCTCAAAAATCCACAAAATAAAACACAATATAATAGAAGAAATTGAACCTAAAAGAACACTCACCGGCCTGAGCTGGAGGCACAGGCTTGGAGGGCAGCTTGGCCGGCTTGGCCTGCTGAGCGGGAGCCGCCGCTTGAGTGGGAGCCAGGGCCTTCTTCGGCACGATCTTCTGAGCTGCGATCAGCTGCGAGGGGTCCTCGCTATCGTCGTCCCCCAATAGGTCGAAAGGGTTCATGGTCGCCATTTCTGATTGTACCCTCCAACCACAAAACAAAACCCTAGCTTAGAACTCCGAAGGCGACCAACAAACCCTAGCTTAACATCACCGCCATTGATACAGATCTGCGTAAACCAATAAGTTAGGTCACTCGACAGAGATACCTCAAAACCCTAGCCGCAATGGAGAGTGTTTTAAGAGAGACCAAAAACCTAATCTTCAATCCCACCAATTTATTGTGTTGTTTGCTGTGTTTGGATTGGCATCGTGTGTCCGTGTGCGTGCGGCTCTTCCTCATCCATCCACTCTTTACCCTTCTTTTTATCCGCATTTACGGATGTGCCATTCCCCTCTCTTCCACCGTCGATTCGGGCCCGTTCTCCTCATCACGGCCGTTGATTACTGCAGCATTATTGAGCTTTCTCGAACGTTCCACACAACGGCATGTGCGTTACACTTTTATTCTAGAGGTAAGACGTTGAGATTtaccaaaattagaaaatttttaaataaaaacgagatattaatattattaataataaaaattaagatgataaaatttatattttacaataaaatttactcacttatttacaaatattttatttttttgcttaaatttctcaatatttcaatatcatgttaacaaattgttttttttaattagtctaaattattattgaaataaatttaagcAGTGAGAGGGAAGAAtgagtttaagaaaattattgtagtaattatttttatttattggacTTTAATCTTAATTGTGTTAAATTCACATaaagtacaaaggaaacaataaaaaaatggtaagaaaatttatttttcatatttagttgtccaccaaaattactaaaaaaaattgaatataattaaaattaattaacaatttatatgttttaaaattatttaatcttttaaaataagttaaaagggtttgaaataatatataaaataatttattgattttaaatttatttttattttttttttactatttttcctttctattttatatctcttgtatttttatttttattttatttttggctattttttttccttgtatttttgAGTTAGGTTTGGATGCCCAAATGGGTTGACTTGACCCAACCTAATAAATGGGAGAAATAAGGGGAATAATTGttggaagttttaaaattactgACAAACTATcactattaaataaataaataaagtatttttttttaaaaaaatgtttttttttcttctctcttataTAAGAGAGAATATGTTTTATCCTCTCTGTCTCTCTCCAAACAAAGAGAGAAtacattgttttttaaaaaaaaacaaaaaatcctcttttaattttttatattttactttgtGGAAACAAAAGTTCTTGTGTTGTAAGAAAAATAAGAGTAGACATAAAGTTCTTTGTATTCGTGATTTCATTCATGACTtgagataaaaaaattgattggtgAAATAACAAATAAGGATTCTTGAACATTTCAGAAGGTAACttgaaaactttatttttattatcctcgcattttttgagaaccaaacatagcgtatgtcttttttttgtttttttgttttctttttattgtcaaaatttgactttttgttatatattaaaaattgaaatttgcaAAACAATGTTAAtgtttaatttgataaataacCGTTACCTTTAGAATCACCataaacaaaaagataaaaacccaaattaaaaaaataagaatatatgtTGAGAATCATTCTTTACAATTAGTATCTTTGATCCTCTAACATGCAAACCAATGAATTTATTCCCCAAATCAATCTAccaaactttaaaatattatcatacaACAATACtcctatttaaaatattgaggTCACATGAACttaattaaagaatttgaactttttttttctaaatctagTCAATTAGGCAAGGATAAGTGTATTAAACCTTGGGTCTTTATAAATGATCTAATAGGGTCaaaggggtttagggtttactTGTTGCTCTCCAACGAAATGGTTGAAAGTCAAATAATTGTcaaattgtctttttttttttttttaaaaaaaaatgttaaaaagattGTAATGTTATTGGCTTTAATTTTAAGTGGTCTTTgataaagttaaaaatttaagtattaaaggttttaatgataaattttaaatgttggAAATATAAGTATTGAAAatgtcttttaaattttaagtgttaaatttgttttaattatttaataaaataaaaaattttgagtgtaaaaataattcattttaaaagtCCCCCAAATGTCAtttagctaaaaaaaaaatgtaaaaagttgaaaatgtCCTTAGACTAAAACCTCAAAATTCAAGAACAAAGGTATCAAGTGAACAATGTTAATACAAGTATAACATAAATGCACTAtactttcaatataaatttacgatattacaatatattattACATAGATTTTGACATGACCCAATTTagaaagttttgaattttttttagatggtgCTAATACATTAGTTTGATGTGTTATTacaaaggataaaaatattgataatcacATATATATCAggacttcgattttacggatatttcggatatatcaaatatatattgatggatgttttggaaaaaaaatatgatagacttaaaattgatcaaaattaatgaaaaatgtaataaaaaccTTATAAACATGTAATTACaaatataatagacattttaaagttgttttgttgaagaatttgatatatgtataatgtgatttatcatatttgataataaatcCTAtgcattgataaaaaaatatgaattttataagtgtatacttattattaaattatatcaaatattatttcataataatattgtgatatttgattataatattttaattttaaaattatgattcatttaattcaattgtattaaatgatataaaataaattatgatatctgtataattttttaatatttaattaatctattaatgatattaaaaacactatgaagaaaattatcatgataatttttatatttttgataatcaattaaatgaaactttttttatttaattataaaataattgtaattaatttgttatctaaaataatcttttaatatattttttttaatgaatttcaatataaatatattcaatACAATATATTTAAGCTTGCCCTAATGGTAGGCCAAGCCTTAGGTAAGCTTTTTGTTTGGGGTTCAAGCCCCCTTAACAGCAAGTTAGAAGACAATTTTAAGCTTTAGAGCTTGTTGACCCGCATTGACGATCTAGAAAAATCGGTGGTTAATACTAATgctaataaataaagtaaatagacatttttaagattattacttttatcATGAAACATATGTACGACATAAATGTACTACACTTATGTTCTAAATACAGTaacattacaatatattataacaaagcttaatttaaaaaattttagacttCTTAATAGATCACCTCAACTCCATATTGAGGCTAGCTGATCAATACATCTTTTTTTTGCTAGAAGTACTATCAAGATTGCTTTTGAAAGCTTTGAGAACATAAGTGCTTGACATAAAAATgactatatttttttgtatatatttttcaatttatacTACGTTTTGTTAGCGAAATAGGATTAGACAAGATATGTATATCGTaggatattatatttaattggaTAAGAAATGCATATTTTAGGATATGATTTccaatgaaatatgatataattgGATATTAAATCCAATGTACATTATATCCTAAAGTAGAATATCCAATGGGATATATAATATTATGCTTAtaattatattcattattaaaatatttaaactttataaataaaaacttttcgtattatgttatttaaaataatttatatatacatacacacataataatatgtatattaatattattttatactatactttataaatatttttttagttgttccTTAAACCAcaaatttagttttataataaaaaaatttattttgcaaaaaaataaaaataaatttatgatacataaTATATGTATATCCTATATCTTATGTTAACATTAATATATCCCATGAGCAATGGATATAAAAAAGATGGTAGATAACATTTCCCAAGCACATATCTAATTCCATGTTTGATTAAACATAAGATGGGATAAGTGAagagataatttatcatatcccatcaccaaccaaataatgagataaataatgtataaaaaaaaacatgatatatatatcatatcatatcatatcaaattttccaatattttgtattttaaaaaaaaaaatcttatgtttcacaatattcatgattaaaatatttaaattttataaataaaatttttatatattatactattcaatatgtaaaaataatatatattaaataatacatatattaatattattttataaatacatttttaaatttcttttaactataaattttatttattatataaaaagttaaaaattgattaaaaaaataaatttattatatatgggATATACATATCCTATATCTTAACATAAGAATAACATATCTCATGCAGAAAGGATATAAAAACGAGaatgaataatatattatatcacTTACTCTATTTCATATTTGATCGAATATAAGGTATGATACGTAATgaaatatttatcatatttcattaccaactaaacatgagataaaacacaatatattttctcttattttatctcattttatATCCAACCAATTAAACATGACTTTGGAGAACATCTAGAGATATTTTCAAAGtctaatttatcaaaaaatcattaaaaacaagaaaaaatgattCGATATTTGAAGATCTTGCAGGGGACGTTTGAAGAATGAAGACTAATGCGATATTTAAACATTTTCTAGGGGGACGTAATGTCCATGCTCTATTTTGTGTATTGTACTCCATCCTTTTACTTTCTTTCCGAAATTTCACCACACTTTCCAataatcacttttaaaattttaatacatTCAATGTGTATGTCCtttgaattcaaattaattctaaagCAACTTAAAATCGACTTTAACCAATAAAACCTTCGAAAGCATGACACATTGGATTCAATATggtaatgaaataaaatcatcAATCTAATATAATACATAAACAATGTTATTTCATGATATACTAATAATAGACTATTATAGTTATATATATTGTTGAGCTTGGTGCCTAAGAGCGAGATGGTTCCTAAGACTTCCATTACTAAGAGTGGTGATACTCCAAGTTTTAGGGCctatttggttgctgtttttgaaaactgttttgcaaaatagtttttaagaacaattttttgtgttttcaaaaagaatatatatatatatatatatataagtttttgttctaaaaaaaaagaaaaaatgtttggttgagttaataaaaaagttttttagaataaaaaaaacatatttgaaagttattttttaattaataaagtattttcttccattaatttgatattataaatatataaataatttttatatggataattcatttaaataaaaaaaaatgatttcattttgaaaattttagactaGTTATAATTTCcttaaacaaatgatgacttTATAATcatgtgtaagtatattaatttcaataatttaaggaagaagaaagggttTGCGGGTGGAGGTGTGGTGGTTGGGCAGAGCTCACCTTTatggaaacacaaaaaacatctaagaaaacacaaaaaaggaagaaaaaacacgaaaaacaatatattttttgaacagtgaaaaaacaatgaaaacatctttttattgttatcaaaaaagtagtttttgagaacacggaaaacacaaaaaacaaaaacacaccctCTTTcctaaacaagtttttttttttttgtattttttgttttcaagaacataaaatagttCTTGAAAACATGAACCAAATAGACccttagggtttgtttggtagCTGCTTtcgaaaacaattctaaaaaatagtttttgagaaagtttttttaaaattattctctaatttttataaaacaaaaatatgtttggaaacttaaaatgttttaaatatatttttaatatttttaaatatgttttaaaaataatttttatatctattgttttatttttaataattctacatgtttttataattatttcttaagacaaccattagaaaaaaataaaaataatataaaataattaaaagatgttatttgagaacatactattttctattctcaataatatatataaaacaattgtTGATTGTCAAAcgtgttttctatattttttgttatgaagaacaaaaattttttctaaaaaacaattcctgTACAGACCCTTAAGTTTTCcctcttcaaattgataaatggtagttttttccattcatactttcattcgttcatgtacagagtatatatagagggtaatcaccattataagaatgggaaggaataatacaaggaaagaatgatataaggaaataacaactaatatcctaatatctcaactttcctaatatctcaatattcctaatatctcaatattcttaatatctcaactttcctaatatttaaacattcctaatatctcaacactaaataatataaggaaataatgatattcggaaagcattcctaatatcttaacactccccctcaagttggtgcatagatgtcacacatgctcaacttgtctaaaaattttgagaacacttgacttgagacagctttggtgaggatatcggccaattgatcttctgatcgaatcttaggcaattccacaatcttatcatccaacttttccttaatgaagaatctatccacctcgacatgctttgtacgatcatgttgtactggattatgagcaatgtcacatgcgactttattgtcacaaaacaatcggattggttgcctagataggtaacctaaatcctgtaagagaagtcttagccataatgcctcacaaagtcctagagccatacctctaaattctgcttctgcacttgaacaagcgacgacattctgcttcttacttttccatgtcacaagattaccacatacaaaggtaaagtaaccagatgtagatcgcctatcatccactgcaccggcccaatcagcatcagtatatacttctatactctgatgattaacatttttagcaaacaaaattcccttcccaggagcattcttcaaatacctcaaaatacgcataactgcattcatatgttgctctctaggattatgc contains:
- the LOC100259885 gene encoding RGG repeats nuclear RNA binding protein A encodes the protein MATMNPFDLLGDDDSEDPSQLIAAQKIVPKKALAPTQAAAPAQQAKPAKLPSKPVPPAQAVREGKNESGRGGGRGGRGYGRGRGGGGFNRDYANNENSFSNMGVAGGQGAPEDGEGGKPSERRNYGGPRPPFRGRRGGFSNGEAGDGDRPRRAFERRSGTGRGNELKREGSGRGNWGTETDELSGVTEEVVNEGEKNLGAEKPVGEEDVADGNKENPVNEPEEKEPEEKEMTLEEYEKVLEERRKALQTLKTEERKVDVDKEFKSMQQLSSKKGNDDIFIKLGSDKDKRKEAAEKEERAKKAVSINEFLKPAEGERFYSPGGRGRGRGRGSRGGYGGGNAMSNVAAPSIEDPGQFPTLGAK